A single window of Candidatus Methylomirabilota bacterium DNA harbors:
- a CDS encoding 1-acyl-sn-glycerol-3-phosphate acyltransferase gives MGYRLLRRFARLLLALFYRRVEVVGAERIPATGPLIVAANHQNALVDPMMLLGTVPRRLRPIAKAPLFRHPLVGPFLRLTGALPVHRRQDPGSDPARNEAIFREAAGTLATGGAILIFPEGVSQAEPTLMPLRTGAARLALAAESASGGRLGLILLPVGLVYHEPGRFRTGWSLTLIGEPLPLADAVALYRTAPEAAVRRVTDRLAEALGQLIVEARDRKLLRLAEVAEAIWRAESSGPGDVAARAEWVKMAIRGYRYLLTREPARIEALMRATERYAKDLELAGLTDRQLAQTYPAAVVWRYAWREGLSLLGGLPLGLWGVLSHALPYQLTRAAVRLARPDPDVEATYKIVAGVVLYPLGWLLEGWIAWRLGGGWLLALFSLALLPAGFLALTWWERLSRVGREVRGFFRFLVDRDFQRRLLARRHALMEELTALARQVPGRVLVGGSSSEGQ, from the coding sequence GTGGGATACCGACTCCTCCGCCGCTTCGCTCGGCTCCTCCTCGCGCTCTTCTACCGGCGTGTCGAGGTCGTCGGGGCCGAGCGCATCCCGGCCACCGGCCCGCTGATCGTGGCCGCCAATCACCAGAATGCGCTCGTCGACCCGATGATGCTCCTCGGCACCGTTCCCCGACGCCTCCGGCCCATCGCCAAGGCTCCGCTCTTCCGTCATCCACTCGTCGGTCCATTCCTCCGGCTCACCGGGGCACTGCCGGTCCACCGCCGCCAGGACCCCGGCAGCGATCCCGCCCGGAACGAAGCGATATTCCGGGAGGCCGCCGGCACCCTCGCCACGGGCGGCGCCATCCTCATCTTTCCGGAAGGGGTGAGTCAGGCCGAACCGACGCTGATGCCGCTCCGGACGGGCGCGGCCCGGCTGGCCCTGGCGGCCGAGAGCGCGTCCGGAGGCAGGCTGGGGCTGATCCTCCTGCCGGTCGGCCTCGTGTATCACGAGCCCGGACGCTTCCGGACCGGCTGGAGCTTGACGCTGATCGGGGAGCCTCTTCCGCTCGCGGATGCCGTGGCCCTCTATCGGACGGCTCCCGAGGCTGCGGTCCGTCGCGTGACCGACCGCCTCGCGGAGGCGCTCGGCCAGCTCATCGTCGAGGCGCGGGATCGCAAGCTCCTTCGCCTGGCGGAGGTCGCGGAGGCGATCTGGCGCGCGGAGTCCAGCGGACCCGGCGATGTGGCGGCCCGCGCCGAGTGGGTGAAGATGGCCATCCGCGGCTATCGGTATCTCCTGACCCGCGAGCCCGCGCGGATCGAGGCGCTGATGCGCGCGACCGAGCGGTATGCCAAGGATCTGGAGCTGGCCGGCCTGACGGACCGGCAGCTCGCCCAGACCTATCCGGCGGCCGTGGTCTGGCGCTATGCCTGGCGGGAAGGGCTCTCGCTCCTCGGCGGCCTCCCTCTCGGGCTCTGGGGCGTTCTCAGCCACGCCCTCCCATACCAGCTCACACGAGCGGCCGTGCGCCTCGCGCGTCCCGATCCGGACGTGGAGGCGACCTACAAGATCGTCGCCGGCGTCGTGCTCTACCCGCTCGGCTGGCTCCTCGAAGGGTGGATCGCGTGGCGGCTCGGCGGCGGATGGCTCCTCGCGCTCTTCAGCCTGGCCCTCCTGCCGGCCGGATTTCTCGCGCTGACGTGGTGGGAACGGCTCTCGCGGGTGGGACGGGAGGTCCGAGGGTTCTTCCGGTTTCTGGTGGACCGCGACTTCCAGCGACGCCTCCTCGCGCGACGGCACGCCCTCATGGAAGAACTGACGGCGCTGGCCCGGCAGGTGCCGGGCAGGGTGCTGGTGGGTGGCTCTTCTTCCGAGGGCCAATGA
- a CDS encoding YraN family protein, which translates to MARRADRETRPTTVQLGRVGEEVAARFLARRGLEILERNLRSRLGEIDLLARDGATLVFVEVKTRRGPAEDPPQAGVNARKRMRVARLALGYLARRCREDLSCRFDVVAVTVDPAGPRLEYFPGAFTVDGWTG; encoded by the coding sequence ATGGCGAGGCGGGCGGATCGGGAGACGAGGCCGACGACCGTCCAGCTCGGGCGGGTGGGCGAGGAGGTGGCGGCCCGGTTCCTCGCCCGCCGGGGCCTCGAGATCCTCGAGCGGAACCTCCGATCCCGGCTCGGCGAGATCGACCTCCTCGCGCGTGATGGCGCGACGCTCGTCTTCGTCGAGGTCAAGACGCGCCGCGGCCCGGCCGAGGACCCGCCGCAAGCCGGCGTCAACGCCCGGAAGCGGATGCGCGTCGCCCGGCTCGCCCTCGGCTATCTGGCCCGGCGGTGCCGCGAGGACCTGTCGTGCCGCTTCGATGTCGTCGCCGTCACGGTCGACCCGGCCGGGCCGCGCCTGGAGTACTTTCCGGGCGCCTTCACCGTGGATGGCTGGACGGGCTGA